From Sporosarcina sp. 6E9, a single genomic window includes:
- a CDS encoding carbohydrate kinase family protein — MKPIICIGGANVDRKYYAKHKIINGTSNPVTSSRTVGGVARNIAENLGRLGEEVAFISVRGSDSEWNEIHDASSPYMNLDHVAEIENSSTGSYTAVLDKNGDLSIALADMDIFKEITPALLNKNSELLKTAKSIVVDLNCPGETINYLCSFASENNIPLIIIPVSSPKMERLPTDLNAVSWLIVNKDETETFMDITLDNEQDWKHSVEKWLALGVKNVIVTNGSKGVVVGSEENGIRFFPAIETKAVVDVTGAGDSFCSGVIYSWLQNKELDYIIQSGLVNSHKTILSEHTVRQELSQKQFKLDMEEIIK; from the coding sequence ATGAAACCGATAATTTGCATAGGCGGTGCTAACGTAGACCGAAAATATTATGCAAAACATAAAATAATTAATGGCACGTCTAATCCAGTGACATCCTCTCGAACAGTCGGAGGGGTGGCCAGAAATATTGCCGAAAATCTAGGTAGGCTAGGAGAAGAAGTTGCATTTATTTCAGTAAGAGGTAGTGATTCCGAGTGGAATGAGATCCACGACGCATCATCTCCCTATATGAATTTAGATCATGTTGCTGAAATTGAAAATTCTTCAACAGGATCGTATACAGCAGTGTTAGACAAAAATGGCGATTTGTCGATTGCGTTAGCCGACATGGATATTTTCAAAGAGATAACACCCGCGTTGTTGAATAAAAACAGCGAACTGCTGAAAACAGCAAAAAGTATTGTTGTCGATTTAAATTGTCCTGGTGAAACAATCAATTACCTTTGTTCATTCGCTTCAGAAAATAACATTCCATTGATCATCATTCCTGTTTCTTCACCAAAGATGGAAAGGCTTCCAACAGATTTAAATGCGGTAAGCTGGCTCATCGTCAATAAAGACGAAACAGAAACGTTCATGGATATCACACTTGATAATGAACAGGACTGGAAACATTCAGTCGAGAAATGGTTAGCGTTGGGTGTTAAAAATGTTATTGTAACGAACGGATCAAAAGGTGTCGTTGTGGGTAGCGAAGAGAACGGCATTCGTTTCTTCCCAGCTATCGAAACAAAGGCGGTCGTGGATGTTACAGGTGCAGGAGATTCGTTTTGTTCAGGCGTTATTTATTCCTGGTTGCAAAATAAAGAACTTGACTACATCATTCAATCCGGCTTGGTGAATTCCCACAAAACAATCTTATCCGAGCATACAGTGAGACAAGAATTATCACAAAAGCAATTTAAATTAGATATGGAGGAAATTATAAAATGA
- a CDS encoding EamA family transporter, producing MWFYPLLVVIAASSYGLVSTIIKLAMLGGFSASEAITSQFFIGFCLAALIFILTNRTKLSFKGFGILILAGILTAMTNIVYGRSLIYLPASLAVVLLFQFTWIGMVISCIAKRQLPSRIEFISLIVLFAGTIPAAGLIDVDLSQIPVQGWLWGFAAAICFSLFLFVNGKPTASMNLSNRLLLVSFFAFMTTFVFQSPEIIWNGTLFGEGLWMYGLALGLFGMIIPVYLFTIAVPKVGLGMSSILGAFELPIAVMVSVILLSETVTALQIIGIVIIIIGITLPTLQNRNTLSVKNKV from the coding sequence ATTTGGTTTTATCCCTTATTAGTCGTTATCGCGGCTAGTAGTTATGGTTTGGTTTCGACAATTATTAAACTTGCTATGCTTGGTGGCTTTTCAGCATCTGAAGCAATTACAAGTCAATTTTTTATCGGCTTTTGTTTAGCAGCGCTCATTTTCATTCTCACAAATAGAACGAAGTTAAGTTTTAAAGGCTTTGGCATTCTTATTTTAGCGGGCATATTAACGGCAATGACAAATATCGTTTATGGTCGTTCATTAATCTATTTACCCGCGTCATTGGCTGTTGTTCTTTTATTTCAATTTACATGGATCGGCATGGTAATTTCTTGCATCGCAAAACGTCAACTTCCTAGTCGAATTGAATTTATTTCTTTGATTGTCTTGTTTGCAGGCACAATCCCAGCAGCAGGTTTGATCGATGTAGATTTGTCTCAAATTCCGGTACAAGGTTGGTTATGGGGATTCGCGGCGGCGATTTGTTTCTCACTATTTTTATTTGTGAATGGCAAGCCGACTGCAAGCATGAATCTTTCGAATCGATTACTATTGGTTTCGTTTTTCGCATTTATGACGACGTTCGTTTTCCAGTCACCAGAAATTATTTGGAACGGCACTTTATTCGGAGAAGGCTTGTGGATGTATGGGTTGGCATTGGGGTTATTCGGGATGATTATTCCGGTATATCTATTTACGATTGCCGTGCCTAAAGTTGGATTAGGCATGTCATCCATATTGGGTGCATTTGAATTGCCGATTGCCGTGATGGTATCTGTCATTTTACTCAGCGAAACAGTAACTGCTTTGCAAATAATAGGTATAGTAATCATCATTATTGGGATAACATTACCGACGCTGCAAAATAGAAATACGCTATCAGTTAAAAATAAAGTCTAA
- a CDS encoding carbohydrate kinase, which produces MNKEKQILHHIKINPFISQQELSAKVGLSRSAVANYIGNLTKRGEIKGRAYILQEESSIVCIGGANTDRKARSEQTVRLYSSNPVKTTEVCGGVARNFAENLSRLGYNTSLMSAIGDDKEGDWLLEETKSHGVDVSQVWILQTERTGTYTTLLDENGETVVAMADMNIYEKITIPMIEEKWSYIVASKAVFIDTNISEECIDYVITRCRDEDIPLYIDPISSAKAKKLPHRLEGVEVLMLSQEEAEVLGGVKIDSSEDCATAADEIRARGVQKVIILLADQGVYYSSQAESGHLAPFKTKVVDVTGASDAFSACAIYGLLHEESLLTACQLGLAGSALTLQTEESVSIHLRPEKIYEIVKEYT; this is translated from the coding sequence TTGAATAAAGAAAAACAGATTTTACACCATATCAAAATAAATCCGTTCATTTCACAACAAGAATTATCAGCCAAGGTGGGTTTATCGCGCTCAGCGGTTGCGAATTATATTGGGAATTTGACAAAACGCGGTGAAATTAAAGGGCGAGCCTATATTCTTCAAGAAGAATCGTCAATCGTATGCATTGGTGGTGCAAACACGGACCGAAAAGCGCGATCAGAACAAACTGTGCGGTTATATTCATCGAATCCGGTCAAAACGACCGAAGTTTGCGGGGGTGTCGCACGTAACTTCGCCGAAAATTTAAGCAGACTCGGCTATAACACTTCACTTATGAGCGCTATTGGCGATGATAAAGAAGGTGACTGGTTGTTAGAGGAAACGAAAAGTCACGGGGTTGATGTTAGCCAAGTTTGGATTCTTCAGACTGAACGAACGGGGACTTATACGACGTTATTGGACGAAAACGGCGAAACGGTTGTCGCCATGGCCGACATGAACATTTACGAAAAGATTACCATTCCGATGATTGAAGAAAAGTGGTCCTATATCGTTGCCTCTAAAGCCGTTTTTATAGATACCAATATTTCCGAGGAGTGCATAGATTACGTGATTACTCGCTGCAGAGATGAAGATATTCCTTTGTACATTGATCCGATTTCTTCAGCCAAAGCAAAAAAACTCCCCCACCGTCTTGAAGGTGTGGAAGTGCTGATGCTAAGCCAAGAAGAAGCTGAAGTGCTCGGTGGTGTAAAAATCGACTCAAGCGAGGATTGTGCAACTGCCGCCGATGAAATCCGAGCGCGCGGTGTTCAAAAAGTGATTATTTTACTTGCTGATCAAGGGGTTTATTATTCATCCCAGGCTGAATCTGGACATCTAGCTCCTTTCAAAACTAAGGTTGTCGATGTCACAGGTGCTAGCGATGCATTCTCTGCTTGTGCAATCTACGGACTCTTGCACGAAGAATCGTTATTGACCGCCTGCCAACTTGGGCTCGCCGGCTCTGCGTTAACTTTACAAACCGAGGAATCCGTGTCGATTCATTTGCGGCCAGAGAAGATTTATGAAATCGTGAAGGAATACACGTGA